One genomic segment of Streptomyces sp. RKND-216 includes these proteins:
- a CDS encoding acyl-CoA dehydrogenase family protein, with translation MSTRTGRLSSPVATAAGLAADVRDRAAVWDRDGGLPDTVRDEVAAAGLLAADLPEEYGGAGATPAELGELCAHLGGVCSALRGLVTVQGMVAAALHRWGTREQRARWLPRLADGELTAGFAATEQAAGSALSAVTTRIERDGADVVVTGRKKWITFGQVADVFLVLGQDGGRPVTALVEGWRDGVGREPVRDQLGMRAARIAHVDFRSVRIPPGNLVAPAGLGLSHVAATALNHGRFTVAWGCVGMAEACVEDAATHAATRAQGDAVLADHQSVRALLARAAVQAAGARALCCRAAEARSGNTQRGIPETVLAKYAAADAAAAAGRDAVQILGSAGCEPDSRVARHFRDAKVMEIIEGAQQVAEQHIAEHVMRRYTAPRANGTPAGAAGGAAAR, from the coding sequence GTGAGCACCCGGACCGGGCGGCTGAGCTCGCCGGTCGCGACGGCGGCCGGCCTGGCCGCGGACGTGCGCGACCGGGCCGCTGTCTGGGACCGCGACGGCGGCCTGCCGGACACCGTGCGCGACGAAGTCGCCGCCGCCGGCCTGCTGGCGGCCGATCTGCCCGAGGAGTACGGGGGCGCCGGCGCGACCCCGGCCGAACTGGGCGAGCTCTGCGCCCACCTGGGCGGCGTGTGCAGCGCGCTGCGGGGCCTGGTGACCGTGCAGGGCATGGTGGCCGCGGCACTGCACCGGTGGGGCACCCGGGAGCAGCGGGCCCGGTGGCTGCCGCGACTGGCCGACGGCGAGCTGACCGCCGGCTTCGCCGCCACCGAACAGGCCGCCGGAAGCGCGCTGTCGGCCGTGACCACCCGGATCGAGCGGGACGGCGCCGACGTGGTGGTCACCGGCCGCAAGAAGTGGATCACCTTCGGGCAGGTCGCCGACGTGTTCCTCGTCCTCGGCCAGGACGGCGGCAGGCCCGTCACGGCGCTCGTGGAGGGGTGGCGCGACGGCGTCGGCCGGGAACCGGTCCGCGACCAGCTGGGGATGCGCGCCGCCCGCATCGCCCACGTCGACTTCCGGTCCGTCCGGATACCGCCCGGCAACCTCGTCGCCCCGGCCGGTCTGGGGCTCTCCCACGTGGCGGCCACGGCGCTCAACCACGGGCGCTTCACCGTCGCCTGGGGCTGCGTCGGCATGGCGGAGGCGTGCGTGGAGGACGCGGCCACCCACGCCGCCACCCGCGCGCAGGGGGATGCGGTCCTGGCCGACCACCAGTCGGTACGGGCGCTGCTCGCCCGCGCGGCGGTCCAGGCGGCGGGCGCGCGCGCACTGTGCTGCCGCGCGGCGGAGGCCCGCAGCGGGAACACCCAGCGCGGCATCCCCGAGACCGTCCTCGCCAAGTACGCGGCCGCCGACGCCGCCGCGGCCGCCGGCCGGGACGCCGTCCAGATCCTCGGCTCGGCGGGCTGCGAGCCCGACAGCCGTGTCGCCCGCCACTTCCGGGACGCCAAGGTCATGGAGATCATCGAAGGAGCGCAGCAGGTGGCCGAACAGCACATCGCCGAACACGTGATGCGCCGGTACACGGCGCCCCGGGCGAACGGCACGCCGGCCGGCGCCGCCGGCGGGGCGGCGGCGCGATGA
- a CDS encoding NAD(P)/FAD-dependent oxidoreductase, protein MTSADAAVVGAGPNGLAAAVTLARAGLRVRVHERAGTVGGGLRGAALFDSDVTHDLCAAVHPMAAASAFFRAFDLPARGVPMLHPDITYAHPLDDGRAALAHRDLARTCDGLGADGPRWRRLMEPLVHRSQGVTDLLLSTQRTPPPPVIAALLAPRILGNRLRGNGLRTEDARALLSGVAAHAVGPLPSLPSAAIAVLLGHLAHATGWPLPQGGSGRIADALLDDLRAHGGTVQTGHHVTDLAELDTPVVLLDTTPRAFADLAGDRLPPRARRALLRFRYGPGAAKADFLVSGPIPWTNPEVGRAGTVHLGGTHAHTLAVERAAAAGEATDEPFALVVDPAVTDPSRAAADGRRPVWAYAHVPNGDTRDPVPLLTRRIERYAPGFADTVLAARGVSAAAYEHYNPNYVGGDIGSGAITLRQSLLRPVPRRHPYRTPLRGVYLCSASTPPGPSVHGMCGHLAALDVLRREFGVRSAPPLGPPAGARDHAGRETV, encoded by the coding sequence GTGACGTCCGCCGACGCCGCCGTGGTCGGTGCCGGCCCCAACGGGCTGGCCGCCGCCGTCACCCTCGCCCGGGCGGGCCTGCGCGTGCGGGTGCACGAACGAGCCGGCACCGTCGGCGGCGGACTGCGCGGCGCCGCGCTCTTCGACAGCGACGTCACCCACGACCTGTGCGCCGCCGTCCATCCGATGGCGGCCGCCTCGGCCTTCTTCCGGGCGTTCGACCTGCCGGCGCGGGGCGTGCCCATGCTGCACCCCGACATCACCTACGCGCACCCCCTCGACGACGGCCGGGCCGCGCTCGCCCACCGCGACCTGGCGCGCACCTGCGACGGGCTCGGCGCCGACGGGCCGCGCTGGCGGCGGCTGATGGAGCCGCTGGTGCACCGCAGCCAGGGTGTCACCGACCTGCTGCTGTCCACGCAGCGGACCCCGCCCCCTCCGGTGATCGCCGCGCTGCTCGCCCCCCGCATCCTGGGCAACCGGCTGCGCGGCAACGGGCTGCGCACCGAGGACGCGCGCGCGCTTCTCTCCGGCGTCGCGGCACACGCCGTCGGGCCGCTCCCCAGCCTGCCGTCGGCGGCGATCGCCGTGCTGCTGGGGCACCTCGCGCACGCCACCGGCTGGCCCCTCCCGCAGGGCGGCAGCGGCCGCATCGCCGACGCCCTGCTGGACGACCTGCGCGCACACGGCGGCACCGTACAGACCGGTCACCACGTCACCGACCTCGCCGAACTCGACACCCCCGTGGTCCTCCTCGACACCACGCCCCGCGCCTTCGCCGACCTGGCCGGCGACCGCCTGCCGCCGCGCGCCCGCCGCGCGCTCCTGCGCTTCCGCTACGGGCCGGGGGCGGCCAAGGCCGACTTCCTGGTGTCCGGACCGATTCCGTGGACGAACCCCGAGGTGGGCAGGGCAGGCACCGTCCACCTCGGCGGCACCCACGCCCACACCCTGGCGGTGGAGCGGGCCGCCGCGGCGGGCGAGGCCACCGATGAACCCTTCGCCCTGGTAGTCGACCCGGCCGTCACCGACCCGTCGCGGGCCGCCGCGGACGGCAGGCGCCCCGTGTGGGCGTACGCCCACGTGCCCAACGGCGACACGCGCGACCCGGTACCGCTCCTGACCCGCCGCATCGAGCGGTACGCGCCGGGGTTCGCCGACACCGTGCTCGCCGCCCGCGGGGTCTCCGCCGCCGCCTACGAGCACTACAACCCCAACTATGTCGGCGGAGACATCGGATCGGGCGCCATCACGCTGCGCCAGTCGCTGCTGCGGCCCGTGCCGCGCCGGCATCCGTACCGCACGCCGCTGCGAGGGGTATACCTCTGCTCAGCCTCCACTCCTCCGGGGCCGAGCGTCCACGGCATGTGCGGTCATCTGGCCGCTCTGGACGTCCTGCGCCGGGAGTTCGGCGTCCGTTCCGCTCCGCCGCTGGGTCCGCCCGCCGGAGCGAGAGATCACGCAGGAAGGGAAACCGTATGA
- a CDS encoding ABC transporter ATP-binding protein — translation MNLRRIAADHRGLLITGVLMGLFGTAATLAQPWLIGRLIESVSAGEAIAGMIVAIAALFLLDAALGAGHAYVIGRAGENIVYDARRILGARLLRSRIRDFQRLQQGDVFSRTVSDTSIACLVIAQALAQVFTSLFMVVGCVVLMARLDWRLLLTTVGCLAAASVVSLLVARQVRLAALANRANVGAFGTGLQRVLGALTTVKASRAEERETGELARLAARARRSGIRVTGLNALLMPVMNVGTQLSLAVVIAWGMARVATGSLSAADLTAFVMYLFYLVSPLVMLFMAVGQIQQGRAAVQRVVELAAIPQEEDDRRLPEPSPAVEASASAVRFENVTFGYGAGGPVLRDVSLTVPEHGLTAIVGPSGAGKTTLFQLIERFREADSGTVSVAGRDVTATRLNDLRSLVGYVEQDVPLLSGTVRDNLLYAQPDADEAEIARALRMACLEDVVAGLPDGLDTVLGERGSGLSGGQRQRLAIARTLLQRPRVILLDEVTAHLDADTEAALRDAVTEASRECAVLAIAHRISTVAQADRIIVLEEGRVRATGNHQALMADDEVYRRLATRQLGPESVLS, via the coding sequence ATGAACCTGCGACGGATCGCGGCGGACCACCGCGGGCTGCTGATCACCGGCGTGCTGATGGGCCTGTTCGGCACAGCGGCCACGCTCGCGCAGCCCTGGCTGATCGGCCGCCTCATCGAGTCGGTGTCCGCGGGCGAGGCGATCGCGGGGATGATCGTCGCCATCGCCGCGCTGTTCCTCCTCGACGCGGCACTGGGTGCCGGACACGCCTATGTCATCGGCCGGGCGGGGGAGAACATCGTCTACGACGCCCGCCGCATCCTGGGCGCCCGGCTGCTGCGCAGCCGGATCCGGGACTTCCAGCGGCTGCAGCAGGGCGACGTATTCTCCCGCACCGTCTCCGACACCTCGATCGCCTGCCTGGTGATCGCCCAGGCCCTCGCGCAGGTCTTCACCTCGCTCTTCATGGTGGTGGGCTGCGTGGTGCTCATGGCGCGGCTGGACTGGCGGCTGCTGCTGACCACGGTCGGCTGCCTGGCGGCCGCCAGCGTCGTGTCGCTGCTGGTGGCCCGTCAGGTCCGCCTCGCCGCGCTGGCCAACCGGGCCAACGTCGGCGCCTTCGGCACCGGCCTGCAACGCGTGCTGGGCGCGCTGACCACGGTCAAGGCGTCGCGCGCGGAGGAACGCGAGACCGGTGAACTGGCCCGGCTGGCTGCCAGGGCGCGGCGCAGCGGCATCCGTGTCACCGGCCTGAACGCGCTGCTGATGCCGGTGATGAACGTCGGGACGCAGCTGTCGCTGGCGGTCGTCATCGCCTGGGGTATGGCGCGGGTGGCCACCGGATCCCTCTCGGCCGCCGATCTCACCGCGTTCGTGATGTACCTCTTCTACCTGGTGTCACCGCTGGTCATGCTGTTCATGGCCGTCGGCCAGATCCAGCAGGGCCGCGCCGCCGTGCAGCGTGTGGTCGAACTGGCCGCGATCCCCCAGGAGGAGGACGACCGGCGCCTGCCCGAGCCGTCCCCGGCGGTCGAGGCGTCCGCGTCCGCGGTGCGGTTCGAGAACGTCACCTTCGGCTACGGGGCCGGCGGGCCGGTCCTGCGGGACGTCTCGCTGACGGTGCCCGAACACGGTCTGACCGCGATCGTCGGACCCTCCGGTGCGGGCAAGACGACCCTCTTCCAGCTCATCGAGCGCTTCCGCGAGGCCGACTCCGGCACGGTGAGCGTCGCCGGCCGCGACGTGACCGCGACCCGCCTGAACGACCTGCGCTCCCTGGTCGGTTACGTGGAGCAGGACGTCCCGCTGCTCAGCGGCACCGTCCGCGACAACCTCCTCTACGCCCAGCCCGACGCGGACGAGGCGGAGATCGCGCGTGCCCTGCGCATGGCCTGTCTGGAGGACGTCGTCGCCGGTCTGCCGGACGGCCTCGACACCGTGCTGGGGGAGCGCGGCTCCGGGCTCTCCGGCGGTCAGCGGCAGCGTCTGGCCATCGCGCGGACCCTGCTGCAACGGCCCCGCGTGATCCTGCTGGACGAGGTCACCGCCCACCTGGACGCCGACACCGAGGCGGCCCTGCGCGACGCCGTGACCGAGGCGTCCCGCGAGTGCGCCGTCCTGGCCATCGCGCACCGCATCTCCACCGTGGCGCAGGCCGACCGCATCATCGTCCTGGAGGAAGGACGGGTACGCGCCACCGGCAACCACCAGGCGCTGATGGCCGACGACGAGGTCTACCGTCGCCTGGCCACCCGTCAGCTCGGCCCGGAGAGCGTGCTGTCGTGA
- a CDS encoding 3-oxoacyl-ACP synthase has protein sequence MAPDVTGDAARPCPAAVRGAAWHVPEAATPVPELPELASLNEEERRACLALGVDRIHADDALDSTALAEGAARQVLDQAGLPPGDLGGLIVVESRAPETLLSSEATRLQRRLGADAAITFTVGGLGCVSVTPALLAARGLLCADPGLGDVLVVHGSKPAGAGRYRHPVTVNGDGGQALLVSRRGPVRLLDIVQETNGDHWDLFHVAYRDRPADQWREECRDLPTYSFRLAMETRGRLSALLSSLLERNGLGLGDVRGYVSQNLSAAGFRFTEESLGIELLPVCRDNLRRFGHLGPNDVFLNLYTARERGQLVEGDRAVLINVSPVAAWSVLLVELGPQEKMS, from the coding sequence GTGGCACCGGACGTCACCGGCGACGCGGCACGCCCATGCCCGGCAGCCGTGCGCGGAGCGGCCTGGCATGTGCCCGAAGCGGCCACGCCGGTCCCCGAGCTGCCCGAGCTCGCGTCGCTGAACGAGGAGGAGCGCCGGGCCTGTCTGGCGCTCGGCGTCGACCGTATCCACGCGGACGACGCCCTGGACTCCACCGCGCTGGCCGAAGGAGCCGCGCGGCAGGTGCTGGACCAGGCGGGGTTGCCGCCCGGGGACCTCGGCGGCCTGATCGTCGTGGAGTCGAGGGCGCCGGAGACGCTGCTCAGCTCGGAGGCGACCAGGCTGCAGCGGCGGCTCGGCGCCGACGCGGCGATCACCTTCACCGTCGGCGGCCTCGGCTGCGTCTCGGTCACCCCGGCGCTGCTCGCCGCGCGCGGACTGCTGTGCGCCGACCCGGGCCTGGGCGACGTGCTCGTCGTCCACGGGAGCAAGCCGGCCGGTGCGGGCCGCTACCGGCACCCGGTGACGGTCAACGGCGACGGCGGGCAGGCGCTGCTGGTGTCCCGCCGCGGCCCGGTACGGCTGCTCGACATCGTCCAGGAGACCAACGGGGACCACTGGGACCTGTTCCACGTCGCCTACCGGGACCGGCCCGCCGACCAGTGGCGCGAGGAGTGCCGGGACCTCCCCACGTACTCGTTCCGCCTCGCCATGGAGACCCGCGGCAGACTCTCCGCCCTGCTGTCCTCCCTTCTGGAGCGCAACGGCCTCGGGCTCGGGGACGTCCGAGGCTACGTCAGCCAGAACCTGTCGGCGGCCGGCTTCCGGTTCACCGAGGAGTCGCTCGGGATAGAGCTGCTGCCGGTCTGCCGGGACAACCTCCGCCGCTTCGGCCACCTGGGCCCCAACGACGTGTTCCTCAACCTCTACACGGCGAGGGAGCGCGGGCAGCTCGTCGAGGGCGACCGGGCCGTACTGATCAACGTGAGTCCGGTGGCCGCGTGGAGCGTGCTGCTGGTCGAACTGGGACCGCAGGAGAAGATGTCATGA
- a CDS encoding alpha/beta fold hydrolase — translation MRRRPESKSPLIQRVTHAVSGRRTTLAIHAARVAASTAMLLPGDHRRRAVGSLFLAASTTLLQARHRYGTDGSDQVATQVQTVTGLARLASRPETKDALMWYLALQATMSYACSGWAKLAGEKWRDGSALPGVMRTRTYGFGTAYELLRRYPRTSKLVQHGVLAMECGFPVIYLFGGRLTRPLVAAAGSFHVANAFVMGLGRFMTAFPAMHPVLAYTTAPRSHPAVAGRDDRMAKTALVLLAGGVTAASALMAARRARVVSGWPHSRTVTTRHGNVLSYDAGGSKADNGPVIVFNHGLASTAEHFSWMAERLAFDLDLPLVTYSRAGYGPSRRHRTAAYTLQESADDIVDLVEAAVPDGRPVVLVGHSLGAEFNRRAVAQLGDRVAGVVHLDPTHPAQLVRSDKQRKGGELFTDSIQELARWTRMGFGALMARPKWVDDLPRPYREKVFAMYTDSRMWSAASREWNTVQAEFDGWSENLGPLQAPGLVLAAQMTVDVDPEQLLMYHDIAKTHQAAGESGEVTVLEGAGHDTMLTDARQARTVADHIAAFVRDHVVPGDAQGTNEKLQSAKLPTGSETE, via the coding sequence ATGCGGAGGAGGCCCGAGAGCAAGTCTCCGTTGATCCAGCGCGTCACCCATGCGGTGAGCGGTCGCCGGACGACCCTGGCCATCCATGCCGCACGCGTCGCCGCGAGCACCGCCATGCTGCTGCCCGGCGACCATCGCCGGCGTGCGGTCGGCAGCCTGTTCCTGGCGGCGAGCACCACCCTGCTTCAGGCCCGCCACAGGTACGGAACCGACGGCTCCGACCAGGTGGCCACCCAGGTGCAGACGGTCACCGGACTGGCCCGTCTGGCGTCGCGCCCGGAGACCAAGGACGCGCTGATGTGGTATCTGGCGCTGCAGGCGACGATGTCCTACGCCTGCTCCGGCTGGGCGAAGCTGGCCGGTGAGAAGTGGCGTGACGGTTCGGCGCTCCCCGGTGTGATGCGCACCCGCACTTACGGATTCGGGACCGCGTACGAGCTCCTTCGCAGATACCCCCGCACGAGCAAGCTGGTCCAGCACGGTGTACTGGCCATGGAATGCGGATTCCCCGTCATCTATCTCTTCGGCGGGCGGCTCACTCGTCCGCTGGTCGCCGCGGCGGGAAGTTTCCACGTCGCCAACGCCTTCGTCATGGGCCTGGGGCGGTTCATGACGGCCTTTCCGGCGATGCATCCGGTGCTCGCCTACACGACGGCGCCCCGCAGCCACCCCGCCGTGGCCGGCCGCGACGACCGCATGGCCAAGACCGCTCTGGTGCTGCTGGCCGGCGGCGTGACGGCGGCGTCCGCCCTGATGGCCGCGCGCCGCGCCCGCGTCGTGAGCGGCTGGCCGCACTCGCGCACCGTCACCACTCGGCACGGCAACGTGCTCAGCTACGACGCCGGAGGCAGCAAGGCCGACAACGGCCCGGTCATCGTCTTCAACCACGGGCTCGCGTCCACGGCCGAGCACTTCTCCTGGATGGCCGAGCGCCTGGCCTTCGACCTCGACCTGCCGCTGGTGACGTACTCCCGCGCCGGCTACGGTCCGAGCCGCCGGCACCGGACCGCCGCCTACACGCTGCAGGAGTCCGCCGACGACATCGTCGACCTCGTCGAGGCCGCCGTGCCCGACGGGCGTCCCGTGGTCCTCGTCGGCCACTCCCTGGGCGCGGAGTTCAACCGGCGCGCCGTGGCGCAGCTCGGTGACCGCGTGGCCGGCGTCGTCCACCTCGACCCGACCCACCCCGCGCAGCTCGTGCGGTCCGACAAGCAGCGCAAGGGCGGAGAGCTCTTCACCGACTCCATCCAGGAACTGGCGCGGTGGACGCGGATGGGCTTCGGTGCGCTGATGGCCCGCCCCAAGTGGGTGGACGACCTCCCCCGCCCGTACCGCGAGAAGGTGTTCGCGATGTACACCGACTCCCGGATGTGGAGCGCGGCGTCCCGCGAGTGGAACACCGTCCAGGCCGAGTTCGACGGCTGGTCGGAGAACCTCGGGCCGCTGCAGGCCCCCGGCCTGGTGCTCGCCGCCCAGATGACCGTGGACGTCGACCCCGAGCAGCTGCTCATGTACCACGACATCGCCAAGACCCACCAGGCCGCCGGTGAGAGCGGCGAGGTGACCGTGCTGGAGGGCGCGGGCCACGACACGATGCTCACCGACGCCCGCCAGGCCCGCACTGTGGCCGACCACATCGCGGCGTTCGTCCGGGACCACGTCGTCCCCGGAGACGCGCAGGGGACCAACGAGAAGCTGCAGTCCGCGAAGCTGCCGACGGGGAGTGAGACAGAATGA
- a CDS encoding class I SAM-dependent methyltransferase, translated as MSIADIGYGKQFDGWYDRVFRGDAGVAEAVDALTSLHPDPSSGTLELGVGTGRIALPLSHRVGAIHGLDSSPEMLAALDKKSDQGEVTAEHADIRAHRPERTYGLVYCVCSTLSQILDADGRREAIARAAEALAPGGRLVVETHNRPGVHALHEGRAHATVFAPYPEPNTGLQLHGTLLDEGRIWHCSTIWFESDGTHRIGTETAALLTPDDVDAYAEAAGLTPEGRHSGWSGAPYAEPAPLFVTTYTKASR; from the coding sequence ATGAGCATCGCCGACATCGGCTACGGCAAGCAGTTCGACGGCTGGTACGACCGCGTCTTCCGCGGCGACGCCGGTGTGGCGGAGGCCGTCGACGCCCTGACCTCCCTCCACCCCGACCCGTCCTCGGGGACGCTCGAACTCGGGGTCGGCACCGGGAGGATCGCGCTGCCGCTGTCCCACCGCGTCGGAGCGATACACGGCCTCGACTCGTCTCCCGAGATGCTCGCCGCTCTGGACAAGAAGAGCGACCAGGGCGAGGTGACCGCCGAGCACGCCGACATCCGCGCACACCGGCCAGAGCGCACCTACGGCCTGGTCTACTGCGTCTGCTCGACGCTCTCCCAGATCCTGGACGCCGACGGCCGGCGCGAAGCCATCGCCCGTGCCGCGGAGGCGCTCGCCCCCGGTGGCCGCCTGGTCGTCGAGACGCACAACCGTCCCGGCGTCCACGCCCTGCACGAGGGCCGCGCGCACGCCACCGTGTTCGCTCCCTACCCCGAACCGAACACCGGCCTGCAACTGCACGGCACGCTGCTGGACGAGGGGCGGATCTGGCACTGCTCGACGATCTGGTTCGAGTCGGACGGCACCCACCGCATCGGCACGGAGACCGCGGCGCTCCTCACCCCAGACGACGTCGACGCCTACGCCGAGGCGGCCGGGCTCACCCCCGAGGGACGGCATTCCGGCTGGTCCGGCGCGCCCTACGCCGAGCCCGCCCCGCTGTTCGTCACCACCTACACCAAGGCGTCGCGATGA
- a CDS encoding acyl carrier protein translates to MNLITSEITAFLSDALRCEVGPEDDYFALGLADSLFALELVTFVEERFSLTVEVEDLDLDSFRTADRITGFVQRKSGAAAHPEGP, encoded by the coding sequence ATGAACCTGATCACTTCGGAGATCACCGCCTTCCTCTCCGACGCGCTCCGCTGCGAGGTCGGGCCGGAGGACGACTACTTCGCCCTGGGCCTGGCCGACTCCCTCTTCGCCCTCGAGTTGGTGACCTTCGTCGAGGAGCGCTTCTCGCTCACCGTCGAGGTCGAGGACCTCGACCTCGACAGCTTCCGGACGGCCGACCGCATCACCGGCTTCGTGCAGCGCAAGTCCGGGGCGGCGGCCCACCCGGAGGGGCCGTGA
- a CDS encoding nuclear transport factor 2 family protein — protein MSTAHRPDAAQDFAGYLRAYYAEAAAGPGGPEEVWDRYHTPGGTHTVNGRPWDRHEIIKSVRQRREADSPTAVHVHEVLVEGSRAAARFTLHHTMLGKLETAAETALFAELAEDGRVASTTTFSASRPGWSGLGERPAEGDARPSAPAPASAPDPADYLNAYAEAAFRSEAPAGDVHDRFHTPDAVHHAGRRSLGRADIVQDMEKARRKGRTWPVEVHEALRDGDRFAARYSTWPDDGRQERKREELFVFGRFAADGRVCEVRLLREPAYGAQ, from the coding sequence ATGAGCACCGCCCACCGACCCGACGCCGCCCAGGACTTCGCCGGATACCTGCGGGCCTACTACGCCGAGGCCGCCGCCGGCCCCGGCGGTCCCGAGGAGGTGTGGGACCGCTACCACACGCCCGGGGGAACCCACACGGTCAACGGCCGCCCCTGGGACCGCCACGAGATCATCAAGAGCGTGCGGCAGCGCCGCGAGGCCGACTCCCCGACGGCGGTGCACGTGCACGAGGTGCTCGTCGAAGGCAGCCGCGCCGCGGCCCGGTTCACCCTCCACCACACCATGCTGGGCAAGCTCGAGACCGCGGCCGAGACCGCCCTCTTCGCCGAGCTGGCCGAGGACGGACGCGTCGCCTCGACCACGACGTTCTCCGCGAGCCGGCCCGGCTGGAGCGGCCTCGGGGAGCGTCCCGCCGAGGGCGACGCCCGCCCGTCGGCACCCGCGCCCGCCTCCGCCCCCGACCCGGCCGACTACCTGAACGCGTACGCCGAGGCCGCCTTCCGCTCGGAGGCACCGGCCGGCGACGTCCACGACCGCTTCCACACGCCCGACGCCGTCCACCACGCCGGCCGCCGCTCACTGGGGCGCGCCGACATCGTGCAGGACATGGAGAAGGCGCGGCGCAAGGGGCGGACCTGGCCGGTGGAGGTCCACGAGGCGCTGCGCGACGGCGACCGCTTCGCCGCCCGCTACAGCACCTGGCCCGACGACGGGCGGCAGGAGCGCAAGCGCGAGGAGCTCTTCGTCTTCGGCCGGTTCGCCGCCGACGGCCGGGTGTGCGAGGTGCGCCTGCTCCGAGAACCCGCGTACGGCGCGCAGTAG
- a CDS encoding MbtH family protein yields the protein MSNPFDDEDGEFLVLVNDEQQHSLWPAFAEVPEGWTVALGPESRPRCLEFVEENWTDMRPASLARQMEQPQA from the coding sequence ATGAGTAATCCGTTCGACGACGAGGACGGCGAGTTCTTGGTGCTCGTCAACGACGAGCAGCAGCACTCGCTGTGGCCGGCCTTCGCGGAGGTGCCCGAGGGGTGGACCGTCGCCCTGGGACCGGAAAGCCGCCCGAGGTGCCTGGAGTTCGTCGAGGAGAACTGGACCGACATGCGGCCGGCGAGCCTCGCCCGGCAGATGGAGCAGCCGCAGGCGTGA
- a CDS encoding HAD-IIIC family phosphatase, with protein MTTAKDTTENTAEGAVAVVKCLVWDLDDTLWDGVVLENDEPVPYPAALKTLRALDERGILHAAASRGEYDVSRRHLELHDLEEWFCDLQVGWGAKSEAVRRIAERLNIGLDTIAFVDNDPVERAEVASALPVVRCYPADQVGELAGLPEFRPECVTEEAGSRRLLYRTEHRRQAAEESFGGDRQGFLASLNLVMTVGDATEQDLARASELTVRTHQLNTSGVTYDAAELRALAASPDHRVQVARLRDDYGDYGIIGLAVTEHTADESVLLLLLMSCRVASRGVGSVLLDHLTREAVAAGRRPVAHFAPTDVNRTMLVTLRFAGYTPVTTEGSPLVLAVDPEQLGPPKPSHVHVVRGTD; from the coding sequence ATGACCACGGCGAAGGACACCACCGAGAACACCGCCGAGGGCGCCGTGGCCGTCGTCAAGTGCCTGGTCTGGGACCTGGACGACACCCTGTGGGACGGGGTCGTCCTGGAGAACGACGAGCCCGTCCCGTACCCCGCCGCACTGAAGACGCTGCGCGCGCTGGACGAGCGCGGCATCCTGCACGCCGCCGCCAGCCGCGGCGAGTACGACGTCAGCCGCCGCCACCTCGAACTCCACGACCTGGAGGAGTGGTTCTGCGACCTCCAGGTCGGCTGGGGGGCGAAGTCGGAGGCGGTGCGGCGCATCGCCGAGAGGCTGAACATCGGCCTGGACACCATCGCGTTCGTCGACAACGACCCGGTGGAGAGGGCCGAGGTCGCCTCCGCCCTCCCCGTCGTCCGGTGCTATCCCGCGGACCAGGTCGGGGAGCTGGCCGGACTGCCCGAGTTCCGGCCGGAATGCGTCACCGAGGAGGCCGGCAGCAGGAGGCTGCTCTACCGCACCGAGCACCGCCGGCAGGCCGCCGAGGAGTCCTTCGGCGGCGACCGGCAGGGCTTCCTCGCCTCGCTGAACCTGGTGATGACCGTCGGGGACGCGACCGAGCAGGACCTGGCCCGCGCCAGCGAACTGACGGTGCGCACCCACCAGCTCAACACCTCGGGGGTCACCTACGACGCCGCCGAACTGCGTGCGCTCGCGGCCTCGCCCGACCACCGCGTGCAGGTGGCCAGGCTCCGCGATGACTACGGCGACTACGGCATCATCGGCCTCGCCGTCACGGAACACACCGCCGACGAGTCCGTGCTGCTGCTGTTGCTGATGTCCTGCCGGGTCGCCTCACGCGGCGTCGGCAGCGTGCTCCTGGACCACCTGACGCGGGAGGCGGTGGCGGCCGGACGCCGTCCCGTCGCGCACTTCGCGCCCACCGACGTCAACCGCACGATGCTGGTGACGCTGCGCTTCGCCGGCTACACGCCGGTCACCACCGAGGGCAGTCCGCTCGTTCTCGCCGTCGACCCGGAGCAGTTGGGGCCGCCGAAGCCGAGCCACGTCCACGTCGTCCGCGGTACGGACTGA